A stretch of Methanobrevibacter sp. YE315 DNA encodes these proteins:
- a CDS encoding Met repressor, whose protein sequence is MSDISKTTINLPVDLKKELKKMAIDEDTSLSGLIIKMIEEGMNKRNKVVSDED, encoded by the coding sequence ATGTCAGATATAAGCAAAACAACTATAAATTTACCAGTGGATTTAAAAAAAGAATTAAAGAAAATGGCAATCGATGAAGATACTTCATTATCCGGATTAATCATAAAAATGATTGAAGAAGGAATGAACAAAAGAAATAAAGTTGTTTCAGATGAAGATTAG
- a CDS encoding class II aldolase/adducin family protein, translating to MKKNIAEIISVSNEIYDKGLVSGKSGNISAKFGGENGEYIAITPTLKSLSDLNEEDIVLVDMQGNALTKGKPSSEVNMHLEIYKKRPDVNAIVHTHSPYATGFSFSSKRLKRLEGFGKINSEYIASIEYEKPGSDELAKSASENIGKEDVLILKNHGVICVAATLKEAKLLAVFVEEIAKTQFITYMLNSAEDKI from the coding sequence ATGAAAAAAAACATTGCTGAAATAATTAGTGTTTCAAATGAAATTTACGATAAGGGATTGGTTTCTGGAAAATCAGGGAACATAAGTGCAAAATTTGGTGGAGAAAATGGCGAATACATTGCGATTACCCCAACATTGAAATCTCTTTCCGATTTAAATGAAGAAGATATTGTATTGGTGGACATGCAAGGTAACGCTTTGACAAAAGGAAAGCCATCATCAGAAGTTAACATGCACTTGGAAATTTATAAAAAAAGACCTGACGTTAATGCTATCGTTCATACTCATTCACCATATGCAACAGGCTTTTCATTCTCATCAAAAAGGCTTAAAAGACTAGAAGGATTCGGTAAAATTAATTCTGAATATATAGCATCCATTGAATATGAAAAACCAGGATCCGACGAGCTAGCTAAAAGTGCCAGTGAAAATATTGGAAAAGAAGATGTACTAATATTAAAAAATCATGGTGTTATATGTGTCGCTGCCACATTAAAAGAAGCAAAATTACTTGCTGTTTTTGTCGAGGAAATTGCAAAAACACAATTTATTACTTATATGTTAAATTCAGCTGAAGATAAAATCTAA